The Sphingomonas donggukensis genomic interval CGCGCAGCGTCGGCCCGGCGAGCATCATCACCGCATTCTCGCGCGCGATGCCGCAGCGTTCGGCGACGAATTCGGTCTGGCCGGGATGGGTGAAGCCGATGCGGTACAGCTGCGCCTTTGCGACCGGCCCGGTCACCAGCGCGCTCGCCGAGCCCGAGCGGGTGATCCCGACCGCCAGCTCCAGCGCCTCGATCGCGCAGCGCGCGCCATCGACGTCGGGAGCGCCGGGCGTGATCTCGCCCGCGTCGGCGACCGACAGGACGGGAAGGGCGTCGTCGAAGCATCCCGCGACAGCGCCCGGGCTGTCGACCCTGACCAGCGGCCCGTCCCATACCCGCCCGATCGCGCGCATGTCGCCGATCGCGAAGAACGGCGGCAGGGCATGGGCGGCACGTGCCGACCAGGCCTTGCCGATGGTTTCCGGGCCGATTCCCGCAGGATCGCCCATCGAAATGGCGAGGGGGGCGATTCCGGTCACGACACCGCCCGATCCACGATCAACGATACTCGACCACCGCGTCGCGGCGGATGTCGCGCAGCATGCGCTGGGCGCGCAGGTTGACGCGATCTTCCTCGAGCTTTGCCTGCACCGCGTCCGACGACGGCAGGCCGGCGACCCGCGCATCGTCGCGACCGCACAGCACCAGCGCGCGCACGCCTTCCTCGGGCGAACCGAACGGCGGGGTCGACTGGCCGATCTGCATCTTCATCAGGATTTCCTGAAGCTGCGGCGGCAACTGACGGATGGTGACCGAGTCATTGTCGACGACTTCGGCCCCGATGTCCGTCGCGACCTTCGACACGCCGCCGCAGCCGTTGATCGCCTGCGTCGCCTTGGCAAAGGCGGCGGCGCGCTGCGATGCCTGGGCCTGGGTGGTGCCGGCGGGGAATTTCACCGTCAGCTGGCGCAGGCTGAGCTTCGCGTCGCGCGGATCGGCCATCAGCACCTGGCGCTTATCGACCAGATACAGGATCGAATAGCCGCCCGCGATCTCGACCGGCCCGGCGATCTGGCCGACGCCCATCTTGCTCGCCGCGTCCTGCAGCTCGGGCGGCAGCACAGCCAGCTTCACCCAGTCGAGATCGCCGTCCACCGCGCGGGTCGACGCTTCGGAGAAATTGCGCGCGAAATATTCGAACGGTGCGCCGCCGCGCATCTGCTCGATCATCTTGCGGGCGTTGGCGACGACCTCGCCCGACCGCTCGGGCGTCGAGGAGAGGTAGATTTCCTTGATGTGATATTCTTCGGTGCCCTGCGACGCCTTCAGACGGTCGAGGATGGCCTTCACCTCCTCGTCGCCGACGTTGACGAAAGGCGTCACCTTCTTGCGGAGCAGCCGGTTCCACGCCAGCTCGCCCTCGATCTGGCGGCGCAGCGAGCGGTCCGACGACCCGACCGAGCGGAGGTATTCCCGGAACTGCGCCGGGGTCTGCTTGAAATTGCGGGCGATGCGGTCGAACGACTGGTCCATCTCGCCGGTCGTGACGGCGATCTCGTTGGCCTTGGCCTCCTGGATCTGCAGCGTCTCGTCGATCAGCTGGCGCAGCACCTGCAGGCGCACCTGATCGCGCTCGGCGTCGGGGATCTTCATGTTGTTCAGCGCCAGCGTCATGTTCATGCGCTGGTCGACGTCGGTGCCGGTGATGACGCTGTCGTTGACGATCGCGGTCGGCTTACGGACGTTGGGATCCTGCTTGCCGAAGATCTGGAGGTTGGCGGGCAGGTTCAGGCCCGAGGGATCACGCACCTGCGGCGCACCCGGCGTCGCCTGCGCCATCAGAACGCCAGCCGTCGCCACCGCTGCCAACGCCACGCCATTGCGGGCCAGCCGCGTCATTTTTCCGGTCATCATCACGTTCGTCAGCAATCCTAACCATGCGCAATTCGTCGCGCGTCCGGGCCCATATAGCGCAATTCAGGCTGAACCGTGGCTTAGCGACCGAGGTTCTTGAGCGATAGCGTCAGCAGATAGCTGTTCCCCCGCCGCGCATCGCCCGTCGTCTCATAGTCGCGCTTCCAGGTCAGGCCAAGCCGCAGACAGTCGTCCTCATAGGCGACGCCGAGGCGGTGGCGGATCGGGGTGAAGCCGTCGCTGATCGACAGCGGGTCTTCGGACCGATCGGTCAGGTCGACGGTCGCCGATCCGAACACCGACCAGAACTGCGCGACCTGCACCCGTCCGCCCACACGCGCTTCCTCGCGGTCCTGCAGATCCTCCAGCGCGAAGCCGATGTTGCGGTTGAGCCGCAGGTAGCCGATCAGCGCATAGGTGTCGCGCGTGCCGACCGTCGCATCGACCTCGTTCCGGCGCACCGCCAGCCCGTCCTTGTCCAGGCGATAGCGGTGGGTGAGGCTGACGAAATCGCGGAAGCGGACGGTCGTGCGCCCGACGATGTCGGAGAAGCGATCCGACAGCCCGGTGCCGTCGGGCAGGATCGTGGGCCGCGTGTTCAACCGATAGCTTTGCCCGACGACGGCATCGATCGACAGGCCCGGCAGGTCGATCGCATAGTCGAGGCCGTAGGTGACGCGCGGCGAATCCTCGAACCGGTCGTATCCAGGGAAGCGATTGAGCGCGAAGAGGTTCGAATCCTCCAGCTCGACCGCGCGCGCATCCTCGTTCGGGACCGACAGGTTGGCGACCCGCGGGCTGGCGACCAGCTGGACGCGGGGTGTGATCCGTTGCGTGCCGCCGAGGAAACTGCCGATGAACGGCCATTTCACATCGACCGCGACCGCGCCGATCGCGCGCGCCTGGAACCCCTCGTCCCCGCGGTAGCTGGCGACCGTCGTCGCGAGCGTGTCGTTGGCGTTGTAGAGGTCGCCGCGCGCAAAGGCGGTGAAGGTCACTTCCTGCCCCCAGCGGGTCAGGCGGCGCAGATCCCATTGCACCGACGCGAACGCGCGCTGCGTGTCCTGCCCCTCGGTCCGGGTCAGCGCCAGCGTGTTGAGCTGGAGCGAGAAACGCCCGCCGAGCACGCCGTCGTCAAACCGGCGGCGATAGTCGATCTCGGGCAGGGCGATCGGTTGCAGACCCTGGTTGTCGGTCAGGCGCAGCGTCTGCACCGACCAGCCGGCGATCGAGAAATAGCTGTCGTCGTCGATCCGTTCGACCCGCACCGTGCTGCGCAGCCGGGTGTCGCGCGAGATGTCGTAGCGGCGCAGGAACGTGCGGTCGCTGGCGAGGCGGATCGATTCGCTGATGCTCCATTTGGGGCTCAGCTGATACCGGCCGACGCTGTCGATGTAGCCGCGGAAGTCGTTCTGCGTCGTCACCGACGATCCGGCGACGCCCAGGTCGTCGCTCCTGCGGCTGTAGGTGCCGTAGGCGTCGATCCTGAACGCGCCGAGCGTGTTGAGCTCGCGGTAGCCGACCTGCAGCATCGGCAACGCCCCGGTGAAGACTCGCGGGGTGATCGTCAGGTCGCGGTTGTCGCCGAAGCTGAAGACATAAGGGGCCGCGATCTCTAGCCCGTTGACGCGGCTCAGGCGGAATTCAGGCGCCAGGAAGCCGTTGGCGCTGCGCCCGCCGATCGGGTGCGAAAATGTCGGCAAGGGGATGGTGGCAATGCCGAACAGCGAAATCCGCGCACCCTTGTACTTGATGCGGCCAAGTTCGGGATCGTAGACGACGGTGACTGCGCTGATCTTCCACGACGGCTCCTTGGGGCAACCGTCCGAGGTGGTGACGTCGCAGGCGGTGTAGGCGGCGTCTTCCACGGTGATGACGCCGCCGTCGTTGCGGGTGCCGCGCCGCGCCGCGATGCGCCCGCCCTGTTCCAGCACGACCAGCATGTTCTCGATCACGCCGTCCTTCAGCGAATCGGTCAGCTCGATGCTGTCGCCATAGGCTACGTCGCCCTGCGGGTTGGTGACGGCGATGTCGCCGTTCGCGACGACCTTTCCGGTGTTGCGGTTCCACGTGACCGTGCCCGCGCGCAGCCGATCGCCGCCGCGGTACATGCGCACGTCGCCGCGCGCGGTAACGATGTCGGCGTTATATTCATATTCCAGGCTGTCGGCCGTGAACTGGACCTGTTCGTCGCCTGCCGGCAGCGGAGTTTCGGACGGCGGCGGCGGCGCCACCGGACGATCCTGCAGATCCTGCGCCGCGGCGGGCAGCGCGGTTAGGGCGAGTGCGAGCGCGCCGGTCGTCAGAAGGGCGTTGCGCGTCACGGCCGTAAGCGTCTCCACACGGCCGTTCGCGGCCCCCAATCGAAGCCCTATCGCACCGGACGGGCCGCGCGGCAATCCGCCGATCGGTGCTTTGCGGTTCGCGTGAAGCCGCCCTACATGACAGCTTCAATCGCTCAGGATTCCCGACCCCATGAAACTCGCCTTCGCCGCCGCCGTCCCCGTCGACTGCCCGCTCGTCCTGCTGCCCGTCGCGAAGGGCGCGCTGGCGGACGCCGACCTGTCGTCGCTCGGCACGCGCGCCGCCGGCTTCGTGGGCGAAGCGGCGAAGGCTGCGGCGTTCGAGGGCGAAGCCGGGTCGATCGCGGAATTCTACGCGCCGGGCGACGACGATGGCCTCAACCGCGTCGCGCTGGTGGGGGTCGGCGGCGGCGAGGCGGCGGACTGGGAGAAGGCCGGCGGCGCGGTGACCGCACGCTACTTGGTCGGCGGGCCGGCGACGCTGGCGATCGACCTGGGCGACGTGGATGTGGCGGCGGGCTCGGTGGCGCGGTTCGGCGCGGCGATCGTCCAGCGCGGATGGCGCTATGACGTGTATCGCACCACGCTGGCCGACAAGAAGAAGCCGTCGCTGACCGCGGTGACGATCGTCGGCGCGTCGGATGCGGCGCAGGCGGGCTGGGCCGACCAGGACGCGGTGAACCAGGGCATGGAGCTGACCCGCACGTTGGTCACCGAGCCGGCGAATATCCTCTATCCGGAGAGCTTCGTCGAGCGCGTGACCGCGTCGGTCGAAGGACTGGGGCTGAGCGTCGAGGTGCTCGACGAAGCGGCGATGACCGCACTCGGCATGGGATCGCTGCTGTGCGTCAGCCAGGGGTCGCGGCGCGAGGCGCGGTTGCTGGCGCTGAAGTGGAACGGCGGCGGCGATGCCGCCCCGACCGCGCTGGTCGGCAAGGGCGTGACGTTCGACACCGGCGGTATCTCGATCAAGCCCGCCGCCGGCATGGAAGACATGAAGTGGGACATGGGCGGTGCCGGCGCGGTCGCGGGCGCGATGAAGACGCTCGCGCTGCGCAAGGCGAAGGCGAACGTCATCGGCGTGATGGGGCTGGTCGAGAACA includes:
- a CDS encoding peptidylprolyl isomerase; this encodes MMTGKMTRLARNGVALAAVATAGVLMAQATPGAPQVRDPSGLNLPANLQIFGKQDPNVRKPTAIVNDSVITGTDVDQRMNMTLALNNMKIPDAERDQVRLQVLRQLIDETLQIQEAKANEIAVTTGEMDQSFDRIARNFKQTPAQFREYLRSVGSSDRSLRRQIEGELAWNRLLRKKVTPFVNVGDEEVKAILDRLKASQGTEEYHIKEIYLSSTPERSGEVVANARKMIEQMRGGAPFEYFARNFSEASTRAVDGDLDWVKLAVLPPELQDAASKMGVGQIAGPVEIAGGYSILYLVDKRQVLMADPRDAKLSLRQLTVKFPAGTTQAQASQRAAAFAKATQAINGCGGVSKVATDIGAEVVDNDSVTIRQLPPQLQEILMKMQIGQSTPPFGSPEEGVRALVLCGRDDARVAGLPSSDAVQAKLEEDRVNLRAQRMLRDIRRDAVVEYR
- a CDS encoding LPS-assembly protein LptD → MTRNALLTTGALALALTALPAAAQDLQDRPVAPPPPSETPLPAGDEQVQFTADSLEYEYNADIVTARGDVRMYRGGDRLRAGTVTWNRNTGKVVANGDIAVTNPQGDVAYGDSIELTDSLKDGVIENMLVVLEQGGRIAARRGTRNDGGVITVEDAAYTACDVTTSDGCPKEPSWKISAVTVVYDPELGRIKYKGARISLFGIATIPLPTFSHPIGGRSANGFLAPEFRLSRVNGLEIAAPYVFSFGDNRDLTITPRVFTGALPMLQVGYRELNTLGAFRIDAYGTYSRRSDDLGVAGSSVTTQNDFRGYIDSVGRYQLSPKWSISESIRLASDRTFLRRYDISRDTRLRSTVRVERIDDDSYFSIAGWSVQTLRLTDNQGLQPIALPEIDYRRRFDDGVLGGRFSLQLNTLALTRTEGQDTQRAFASVQWDLRRLTRWGQEVTFTAFARGDLYNANDTLATTVASYRGDEGFQARAIGAVAVDVKWPFIGSFLGGTQRITPRVQLVASPRVANLSVPNEDARAVELEDSNLFALNRFPGYDRFEDSPRVTYGLDYAIDLPGLSIDAVVGQSYRLNTRPTILPDGTGLSDRFSDIVGRTTVRFRDFVSLTHRYRLDKDGLAVRRNEVDATVGTRDTYALIGYLRLNRNIGFALEDLQDREEARVGGRVQVAQFWSVFGSATVDLTDRSEDPLSISDGFTPIRHRLGVAYEDDCLRLGLTWKRDYETTGDARRGNSYLLTLSLKNLGR
- a CDS encoding leucyl aminopeptidase; the protein is MKLAFAAAVPVDCPLVLLPVAKGALADADLSSLGTRAAGFVGEAAKAAAFEGEAGSIAEFYAPGDDDGLNRVALVGVGGGEAADWEKAGGAVTARYLVGGPATLAIDLGDVDVAAGSVARFGAAIVQRGWRYDVYRTTLADKKKPSLTAVTIVGASDAAQAGWADQDAVNQGMELTRTLVTEPANILYPESFVERVTASVEGLGLSVEVLDEAAMTALGMGSLLCVSQGSRREARLLALKWNGGGDAAPTALVGKGVTFDTGGISIKPAAGMEDMKWDMGGAGAVAGAMKTLALRKAKANVIGVMGLVENMPDGAATRPGDVVTSMSGQTIEVINTDAEGRLVLCDAVTWVQRTHKPATIVDLATLTGAMIVSLGNEYGGLFANDEDLARDLLDASAASGDKLWRFPLADAYDKLIDSPIADMKNVGPRGAGSITAAQFIKRFVDEGVRWAHLDIAGMVWSDKDGTHYGKGATGYGVRLLDRFVRDALEK